One window from the genome of Oryctolagus cuniculus chromosome 1, mOryCun1.1, whole genome shotgun sequence encodes:
- the RANBP6 gene encoding ran-binding protein 6 isoform X2, which translates to MAAAGAAGVPAAVSEKQEFYQLLKNLINPSCMVRRQAEEIYENIPGSSSKGEGCSLYYTWTDGYRLCAQFPKEIP; encoded by the exons ATGGCGGCGGCCGGGGCTGCAGGGGTGCCGGCGGCCGTGTCAGAAAAGCAAGAGTTTTACCAGCTTCTGAAGAACCTGATCAATCCAAGCTGTATGGTGCGGAGACAAGCagaggaaatatatgaaaatatcccAG GATCCTCATCCAAGGGTGAGGGCTGCAGCCTGTACTACACTTGGACAGATGGCTACAGACTTTGCGCCCAGTTTCCAAAAGAAATTCCATGA